The proteins below come from a single Triticum aestivum cultivar Chinese Spring chromosome 5D, IWGSC CS RefSeq v2.1, whole genome shotgun sequence genomic window:
- the LOC123120318 gene encoding R3H domain-containing protein 4, whose protein sequence is MASADLLRREEEFYESLFDSAKGDAAAAKTRGQMIERKIEALEDMATKVSNRRSRRWLNDRLLIELVPRLHVEEIKGLFAPPPFGEEAPLSAFCRTSVGEWDAFRSIDMDVEERFMQRMKQSSTKQKNLVNEDESIVLNAWRRIDCQTREAMKRNFLPELLEIYEERIRAFIEDTTDKDVLVLNVQDPFQRLLLHGVCEFYNVTSTTTGTLQDGKPWKTTTIKKRSGTGVAPMITLVSFLRTKKNGPHVAS, encoded by the exons ATGGCGAGCGCGGATCTGCTGCGGAGGGAGGAGGAGTTCTACGAGTCCCTGTTCGATTCCGCCAAAG GCGATGCCGCTGCCGCCAAGACGCGTGGGCAGATGATCGAGAGGAAGATTGAAGCCCTGGAGGACATGGCAACCAAG GTTAGTAACCGGAGGTCTCGCAGATGGTTGAATGATCGCTTGCTGATTGAGCTCGTCCCTCGTCTTCATGTTGAAGAAATCAAAGGCCTCTTTGCCCCTCCGCCATTTG GTGAGGAAGCACCACTGTCAGCATTTTGCAGGACAAGTGTTGGTGAGTGGGATGCCTTCAGGAGCATTGACATGGACGTTGAG GAAAGATTTATGCAACGGATGAAACAATCATCAACTAAGCAGAAGAATCTTGTGAATGAAGATGAGTCAATTGTGCTGAATGCTTGGCGTCGTATAGATTGCCAAACAAGAGAAGCTATGAAGAGAAACTTCCTACCTGAACTGCTTGAAATATATGAG GAACGGATCAGGGCCTTCATTGAAGACACCACTGATAAAGATGTGCTTGTGTTGAATGTCCAGGACCCATTTCAGAGGTTGCTATTACATGGTGTGTGCGAG TTCTACAACGTAACGTCTACAACCACGGGTACTTTGCAAGATGGAAAGCCGTGGAAGACAACAACAATCAAGAAGCGTTCAGGGACGGGTGTTGCCCCCATGATCACATTGGTTAGTTTCCTGAGAACAAAGAAGAATGGGCCTCACGTTGCCTCGTGA